The DNA segment TCTAAATTTTGGAATATTCCCCTTATTGTTATCGACCGTAGCGACTATGATTCTAAAGCCAGTTTTGAACAGGCTCAACTAGATGCTTTAGAGCCTTATAAGGTTGATGGAATCGTCTTGGCCGGCTATATGCGCATTGTAGGTGCTCCTTTGATAGAGCGATATGAACATCGTATATTAAATATTCATCCTGCTCTGTTACCATCATTTCCAGGCCTTCATGGTCATCAACAAGCCATTGACGGAGGCGTAAAAATTACAGGGTGTACGGTGCACTTTGTCGATACGGGAATGGATACGGGGCCTATCATTATGCAGAATACGGTGCCTGTATTACCTG comes from the Veillonella dispar genome and includes:
- the purN gene encoding phosphoribosylglycinamide formyltransferase — its product is MRNSKKRLALFASGRGSNGEALYKAMQEGYINGEFVVIITDHGDAGIVERSKFWNIPLIVIDRSDYDSKASFEQAQLDALEPYKVDGIVLAGYMRIVGAPLIERYEHRILNIHPALLPSFPGLHGHQQAIDGGVKITGCTVHFVDTGMDTGPIIMQNTVPVLPDDTEDTLSDRLLPIEHKTYKEALRLFCEDKLTIKGRVVYIED